From Fundulus heteroclitus isolate FHET01 chromosome 5, MU-UCD_Fhet_4.1, whole genome shotgun sequence, a single genomic window includes:
- the LOC118563139 gene encoding ufm1-specific protease 2-like — protein MSVSVLVFQALVDVGDKQTSFVGSRQWIGSIEVQAVLDHLLGVTSKILFVSQGSELASKGRELANHFLSEGTPIMIGGGVLAHTILGVAWSETTGEIRYLILDPHYTGAENLQVITEKGWCGWKGPDFWDQTAYYNLCLPQRPRAI, from the exons ATGTCTGTCTCTGTCCTTGTTTTTCAGGCTTTGGTGGATGTTGGGGACAAGCAGACCTCCTTTGTGGGCTCCCGTCAGTGGATTGGGTCCATTGAGGTTCAGGCTGTTCTAGACCATCTGCTTGGAGTCACTTCCAAAATCCTGTTTGTGAG TCAGGGTTCTGAGTTGGCATCCAAGGGCAGAGAACTGGCCAACCACTTTCTGTCTGAAGGAACTCCCATCATGATTG GTGGCGGAGTTTTAGCTCACACTATCTTGGGCGTAGCTTGGAGCGAGACCACCGGTGAAATCCGCTATCTCATCCTAGATCCGCATTACACTGGAGCAGAGAACCTTCAGGTTATCACGGAGAAG GGCTGGTGTGGCTGGAAAGGACCTGACTTTTGGGATCAAACGGCGTATTACAACCTCTGTTTACCCCAGAGACCGAGAGCGATCTGA